AGAAATATCCCGAAGGCAAGGACGTCACCGGCAAGGTGCGAAACCTCACCAACTACGGGGCATTTATCGAACTCGAGGAAGGCATCGACGGCTTGCTGCACGTCAGCGACATGTCGTGGACCCGCAAGATCGCTCACCCCAGCGAAGTTCTGGAGAAGGGCCAGGAAATCGAGTGCCGTATCCTTAGCGTCGATGAACAGCGTCGTCGTATCGCCTTGGGTCTGAAACAACTCGATAACGATCCGTGGGATGGCGACATTCCTGACAAGTACCAGCCCGGCCAATTGGTGAAGGGCGAAGTCACCAAGATCACCAACTTTGGCGTCTTTATCGGCCTCGAAGATGGCCTCGAAGGACTGCTCCACGTTAGCGAATTGGCTGACCACAAGGTGGAAGACCCCGAAGAAGTGGTCAAGGTTGGCGATTCGATCGAGGTCAAAGTGCTTCGCGTTGATACCGACGAACGCAAGATCGGCCTGTCGCTCAAGCGAGTCGGCTGGAGCGAAGAACAAGAGAAGTCAGCCGCAGCCGCGGAAGCAGCTGAGTCCGGCGTCCCCGCAACGCTCGACGAAGGTAGCCTCAAGGGTGGACTCGGCAGTGCCGGGCCTCTCTTCCCGACCGGCGAAGAATCCTAGGTCTGAATTTGTAGCTTGAGGGCCGGCTTGTCGCTTGGGGCCGCTTGTAGCTTGGGGCGAGCGGTCAACTGAGTCTCTACGCAGTCGGCGTGGCTCTCTGAGACACACACCCAAGCTACAGGGGACTCGACCCTTCACCATCAAGATGTTCTTGGCTGTCATTCGCCCAGCGAAAGATGGCTTTATAACACTGCCAAACAAAAAGGCCCGATCGGATTTCCGATCGGGCCTTTTTCGTAGTCCTCAACTGCTCGCAAAGCTTATGTGCCTGGGAACTGAAAGCCGCCCGGGAGTGCGAAACCGGTGCTGGCTGGGGCGGCCTCTGCGTTGGACGCGGGAGTCTTTTCGGGCTCCGAGCTGGCTGGCGCTGTCGGTCCAGGCGAACTTGGTGCTGGAGTCGCTGCCGGCTGGGCAGCCGGACTCGCGGCACCACCGTCGGCAGGCAACTGCGGCGACATATAGCTGCGTGGATCCTGATAGCTGACCGCCGTCGTCGGAATGCTGGGTTTCGCCTGCGGCGCCATCTGTCCAAGCACTTGAGGTGCCTGGCTCGAGCGGTGAGCCGGGGCCGCAGCGATGACCGCCGATGGCCCTGCTGCAGGTCCGATCTCCCGAGGAAGATCAGCAGGCTGCGTCGGCGCGGTTCCACTCATGTCCAGCTGTGCCAGCATCTCACGTGATCGATCGATCGCACGTTTGGTCGCGGGATCCGACGACGCTTCGTTCTCGTAAACCAGTGACTCGCTTAGCTGCACCTTCGCCTGGTCCGTCTGGCCCTTCTTGTAGTACAGGAAGGCCATATTGAAGTGAGCGACGGCAGCTTTGTTATTCGCTTTGAGAACCTCAAGTGCCTCGTCCGCCTTCCCGGATTCAAAATACACGCTGGCTAGATTATTGGCATATCGCGAGGTCCCTGGCGCCAACTCGAGCGCTCTGGTTAGCGTTTGAGCAGCCATTTCATGCTGGTTCAATTTGCTCAGGGTGAGACCCAGATCGTTGTACAATGCCGCATCTTCGGGACTTTGGGCGATCGCTTTTTGGAAGTACTCCGCCGACTCCGGGTAACGGCCCTCGCGGAAATGCAGTCGCGCGATACTCGTCAGAGCGGCCCCGTTTTTAGGATCGCTTTCGAGTGCCTGGGCGTAACTTTCCATCGCTTTGGTAAGATTCCCAGTGGATTCCCAGAGCTGACCGTTGGCGACGAAGACATCGGGCTGGAGCTCCTCAGGATCGCCATCGAGCGTCAATGGATCCGCTTCACTCGTCGTCTCACTGTCCCGACCAAACCAGCTACCGATTTTGCTCGACGTCTTCGAGACGAGGCTTCTCGACGCCGTCACGGTGTCTGTCGCCATCTTGCTGGTTGTGGAAACGAGCTTGTTGGGTGTCTTCTCCTCTGTTTCAGCCACTGCATCAGGTTTGCCCTGAAATGGATTCATCGAGGCCAATGACATCGAACGGCCAGCACACCCGGTCGATGACAGGCTCACCGCCCCGCCAATCAGTAGCGTCGCGAGGAGTTGCCGACGAGTATCGCGGCGTGAACCTTGAGAGTGGTGGCGCGGTGACCGCGCTACATGCTGAGGGGTGCGTGCATCGTCCATGTTTCACACTTCGTTGAAAACGAGTTATTGTCGATCGATTGAATCGCTCTACCACCCTCCCAATCGGCAGACACCACCGTAGACCTTGATCGACTTCGACGTTTTTTCTGTTTTTTATCGAAATTCCGGCCTCTTGATTCTCTGTACTGCTGGACCGTTCATGCTGCCACAACCCTTGCAATCGCAATTCGGCGTGCCTGCCCGCGACAATCAGTGCGCCAGCATTACGCCATCACCACTGACCGGTTAAGTTATTTCTTCCCCTGCCTGCTCCTGCCCGCTTAGGAAGCGCCCACTAGCTGACCTGCACTCACATATGACTGAGAATGTTCCCCTCCTCTCGCACCTCCATGATGGCCTGACCATCGAAGGGTACTCGCGCGCCGCCGTGCAGACATGTTGGCGAGTCAATGAATTAAAGCTGCTATTCGATGCCGGAGTCCAACCATGGGACTTCATGGGCACTCCCACAATGTTTATCTCCCATGCCCATTTGGATCATATCGCCGCGTTACCTGCCTATGTATCGCGTCGCAGAATGATGAAGATGGACCCGCCGGTAATCTATCTTCCCGACTGCGCCGTCGATCCCACGTGGAAGATGTTGCAGCATTTCCGCTCGCTCGACCGCGGTGCCATGCCCTGCGAACTGATCGGATTGATTGGTGGAGATGAAACACCCATCGGTCGTGAAATCATCGTCAAGAGCGTGGCGGTTAAGCACACGATCGAGGCACTCGGGTTCATTGTCTATCAACGTCGACACAAACTGAAACCCGAGTTTCTCGGCCTGCCTGGAGATGAGATTCGCAACCTGCGTCAGGCCGGAACTGAAATCACGACCGAACTTCGAGTGCCCCTGTTTGCGTACACCGGCGATACGGCACCGCAGGGACTCGACGACAACCCCGAATTCTACGATGCAAAGATCCTCATCAGCGAGTTGACGTTTGCTGCGCCGGAGCACCGCCGCGACAAAATCCACAAGCACGGGCATATGCATGTGGACGACTACCGCGAGCGGCAACATGAATTCAACAACGAACTGGTGATTGGCGCTCACCTTTCGACCCGCTGCACCGATACCCAGATTAAGCGATTCGTTAAAAAGGCGCTGCCAGACATGCTCAACGACCGCTTGAAACTATGGCTGTGAACCTAGTCTGGCGTTACCACCCTCACCGGCTGCAATCGAGTCGTTTAATAATCCGAACGCGCCGAAAGGTCTTCTGAAAATCAGGTGTCTCCGTGCTGATCGTCGATTGTCCCAACTCCACTGCGTTGACAATTTTATCGCCTTGACCTGCGTTGCCGTCCACCGCTGGCGTGCCGGCGCACCGTGCCTCTCTCTGAATGTTTGATAAATCGATGTGGTCTTCACGGCTCTTCTGGAAACTCTTTGCGGTAAACGTGGGGCTCAGCCTCGCGTTGGCGACGGCATTGCTCTACGTCGTCAATTCATCGCAACGCTCTGAGTTGAATCGCCAAACCGAGCAGCGCCTGTTTGAAACTGCTGTCGTGCTCAGCAGCCATGTTCGCGATTCGCTTGCCGCGAGCGTCCAAGATGATGTTCTGCCACTGAGTCAACCTGATCTGCAGCGACTTGTCCAGCGACTCGCCGACCAAACAGAGTTACGGATCACAATCGTCAATTCCATCGGCGTGGTGCTGGCTGATTCGGACCGAAGTCCACTCTCGATGCTAGATCATGCCAACCGCCCCGAACTGATTCAGGCTGCGAAAGAGGGCGTGGGCACCGCTACTCGAGAGAGCCCCACCCTACGAATCGAAATGTTTTATCTGGCACTGCGTGTCCAGCTCAGTCCCGATCGGTATGCCTTCGTTCGGATCGCGACCCGCACCGACGCAATCAGCCAACGCATGGCCGATACTAGACGATACCTGCTGACCTTCACACTCATGTTTGGTTTGATCGCGACCGTCCTTACCAATATGGTAATCGGCCGCATCATTCATCCCTTGGCGCTGCTAACAAGGAACGTCCAGGCGATCACCGAGGGCAAGTCTCAGGGGCTCGAGCGAGTGCACAGCAGTGACGAAGTCGGGACATTATCAACGGCCTTCATTCAGATGCAGAGCGAGCTTGCTATCCGCTTTGGCCAACTCCGCGAACGCAACCAGCAATTGTCCACAGTACTGGGCAACTTGCTCGAAGGGATCATTGCTGTCGACGCCGACGAAAACATGGTGATGGCCAATGACGCCAGTCGCCGGATGCTGGGCATGTCCGACGCAGTGGGCCGACCGCTGTTGGAGCTGGCGCGTTGTCGGCCACTGCACGATGCCGTGATGAAATGCTTGCGGACCGGCGGCACGGTAAAAACAGAATTCGTATCCGAGGGCGCTGTCAGACGTGACCTCGCCGTTCGCGCCACAAGCCTCCCCGGCCATCCGTCGCCAGGCGTGCTCGTTGTTCTCCACGACATCTCCGAGTTACGGAGGCTGGAAAGCTTGCGTCATCAATTCGTCGCCAACGTCTCCCACGAACTCAAGACGCCTTTGGCCTCGATCAAAGCCTACGCCGAAACGCTCCGCGGGGGTGCGATCAATGACCAAGAGAATAATCTTCGCTTCGTCAGCCGGATCGAGGAGCAAGCCGAACGTCTCAATCAGCTGATTGTGGACATGCTGCATATCGCCCGGGTAGAAGCAGGCGAGGAGGCATTCGACATCACGCAGGTTGGGTTGCGTAGTGTCGTGGATTCGAGCGTAACCCAGTATGCTCAGTCTGCAAAGCAAAAGCGAATTCAACTTGTTGTCGAACCGCCTAGCCATCGCGCTATCGTTGTCGCGGATGAGGACGGCTTGAGGACGGTACTCGATAACCTGCTCAGCAACGCGGTCAAATACACCCCCGAGGACGGTACCGTTACGATTCGTTGGCGCAGCGATGCAGGACGGTGCATTTTGGAGGTCCAAGACACCGGGATTGGAATAGCGGAGGAACATCAAACCCGGATTTTTGAACGTTTCTACCGCGTTGATGAAGCTCGCTCGCGCGATCTGGGAGGGACCGGGTTGGGATTGTCGATTGTGAAGCATCTTTGCCTGGCGTTCGATGGAACTGTCGAACTCGAAAGCGTCCGGGGACAAGGCACGACCTTTCGTGTGTACCTGCCCGCCGCCGTGAGCTGATCGCGGCCCCAACCTCAGGCCTAGTTTTCACCGCCCGCACACATTTTCTTAACACGATCTTAATCATCCTGCCCTAGTATCTCGCTCCCACACACATGGTACAGCAACACTGACAGGAGATATTTCGATGGCGCTGAGGAACTCTGCTCGACAACGGTTTCATTTCCCGCCCGTTCTCCTATGCATGATTGGGTTTTCCCTCATATTTGCTGCGGCAGGCTGTCGCGACCACACAGGTTCCGACGTCACGCCGGAGGCCACCGGAATCGATGATTTCAG
This genomic window from Allorhodopirellula heiligendammensis contains:
- a CDS encoding MBL fold metallo-hydrolase, whose protein sequence is MTENVPLLSHLHDGLTIEGYSRAAVQTCWRVNELKLLFDAGVQPWDFMGTPTMFISHAHLDHIAALPAYVSRRRMMKMDPPVIYLPDCAVDPTWKMLQHFRSLDRGAMPCELIGLIGGDETPIGREIIVKSVAVKHTIEALGFIVYQRRHKLKPEFLGLPGDEIRNLRQAGTEITTELRVPLFAYTGDTAPQGLDDNPEFYDAKILISELTFAAPEHRRDKIHKHGHMHVDDYRERQHEFNNELVIGAHLSTRCTDTQIKRFVKKALPDMLNDRLKLWL
- a CDS encoding tetratricopeptide repeat protein; this translates as MDDARTPQHVARSPRHHSQGSRRDTRRQLLATLLIGGAVSLSSTGCAGRSMSLASMNPFQGKPDAVAETEEKTPNKLVSTTSKMATDTVTASRSLVSKTSSKIGSWFGRDSETTSEADPLTLDGDPEELQPDVFVANGQLWESTGNLTKAMESYAQALESDPKNGAALTSIARLHFREGRYPESAEYFQKAIAQSPEDAALYNDLGLTLSKLNQHEMAAQTLTRALELAPGTSRYANNLASVYFESGKADEALEVLKANNKAAVAHFNMAFLYYKKGQTDQAKVQLSESLVYENEASSDPATKRAIDRSREMLAQLDMSGTAPTQPADLPREIGPAAGPSAVIAAAPAHRSSQAPQVLGQMAPQAKPSIPTTAVSYQDPRSYMSPQLPADGGAASPAAQPAATPAPSSPGPTAPASSEPEKTPASNAEAAPASTGFALPGGFQFPGT
- a CDS encoding sensor histidine kinase, whose protein sequence is MFDKSMWSSRLFWKLFAVNVGLSLALATALLYVVNSSQRSELNRQTEQRLFETAVVLSSHVRDSLAASVQDDVLPLSQPDLQRLVQRLADQTELRITIVNSIGVVLADSDRSPLSMLDHANRPELIQAAKEGVGTATRESPTLRIEMFYLALRVQLSPDRYAFVRIATRTDAISQRMADTRRYLLTFTLMFGLIATVLTNMVIGRIIHPLALLTRNVQAITEGKSQGLERVHSSDEVGTLSTAFIQMQSELAIRFGQLRERNQQLSTVLGNLLEGIIAVDADENMVMANDASRRMLGMSDAVGRPLLELARCRPLHDAVMKCLRTGGTVKTEFVSEGAVRRDLAVRATSLPGHPSPGVLVVLHDISELRRLESLRHQFVANVSHELKTPLASIKAYAETLRGGAINDQENNLRFVSRIEEQAERLNQLIVDMLHIARVEAGEEAFDITQVGLRSVVDSSVTQYAQSAKQKRIQLVVEPPSHRAIVVADEDGLRTVLDNLLSNAVKYTPEDGTVTIRWRSDAGRCILEVQDTGIGIAEEHQTRIFERFYRVDEARSRDLGGTGLGLSIVKHLCLAFDGTVELESVRGQGTTFRVYLPAAVS